The Gemmatimonas sp. UBA7669 genome window below encodes:
- a CDS encoding c-type cytochrome produces MPRWMRWTGYAVGTVVLLAGAAVGYVYAASTHKANKRYDIPATPITIVHDSATIARGRHFATAIGKCVECHGDDLGGKVLVDDPALGIVIPPNITNGGLLPSYSDAELVRVIRQGIKRDGRSAIVMPSDDYQYLTDEDVGAIVAYLRTVPAVTRDPGPTRLRLVGRTLVATNLVPLYAAERTSRTYRAPAHLEPDTSLTYGAYLANTGGCTGCHGPGLGGGPIPGMPPEAAPAANLTPTGIGHLSDAQLERILRSGERPDGSTLKPDMPWRYTALMSDLEMRATIKYLRSVPAKAYGTR; encoded by the coding sequence ATGCCCCGTTGGATGCGATGGACCGGCTACGCGGTGGGCACGGTGGTGCTGCTCGCGGGAGCCGCTGTGGGTTACGTGTACGCGGCCAGCACACACAAGGCCAACAAACGCTACGATATTCCAGCAACACCCATCACCATTGTGCACGACTCGGCCACCATCGCACGTGGCCGTCACTTCGCGACAGCCATTGGCAAGTGCGTGGAATGCCATGGCGACGATCTGGGCGGCAAGGTCCTCGTGGACGACCCCGCACTCGGCATCGTTATCCCACCCAATATCACCAACGGCGGCTTGCTCCCCTCGTACAGCGACGCGGAACTGGTACGGGTCATCCGGCAAGGCATCAAGCGTGACGGGCGAAGCGCCATTGTCATGCCCAGTGACGACTACCAGTACCTGACGGACGAAGACGTCGGCGCCATTGTGGCCTACCTGCGCACCGTGCCGGCTGTGACGCGAGACCCGGGGCCGACCCGACTGCGCCTGGTGGGCCGAACGCTGGTCGCCACGAATCTCGTGCCGCTGTACGCCGCGGAGCGCACCTCCCGTACCTACCGGGCGCCTGCACATCTCGAGCCAGATACCTCGCTGACCTACGGGGCCTATCTCGCCAACACCGGCGGCTGCACGGGGTGCCACGGACCCGGTCTCGGCGGGGGGCCCATTCCTGGCATGCCGCCCGAAGCAGCGCCAGCCGCCAACCTTACCCCCACAGGGATCGGGCATCTGAGCGACGCCCAGCTCGAGCGCATACTGCGCAGCGGTGAGCGACCGGATGGATCCACGCTCAAGCCGGACATGCCGTGGCGCTATACCGCGCTGATGAGCGATCTGGAGATGCGCGCCACCATCAAGTACCTGCGCTCCGTACCAGCCAAGGCATACGGCACGCGCTGA